One genomic segment of Methylocystis sp. SC2 includes these proteins:
- a CDS encoding MFS transporter, whose amino-acid sequence MKEDAAAIDVKTEAARLRAILIGSIGNLVEWYDFYVYSAFSLYFADSFFPGEDPLARMMSASGVFALGFFMRPIGAYVFGRIGDGRGRRAALMLSVLLMCLGSLLIALAPTYATIGVGAPAMLLVARLVQGVSLGGEYGSSATYLAEMAHAQRRGFYSSFQCVTMIAGQLLALCVLLILQNVALDAQALRDWGWRIPFALGALLAIVALYMRRDLVETPAFEASRAEPRRGSLSALLAHKRETATVVGLTLGGTIAFYVYTTYMQKFLKLSAGLSDAQTTWIAAGSLLFALCLQPIYGALSDRVGRRPMLIAFGVLGTIFTAPLLTAIQNARDAWIAFALICCAWLIVALYTSINAVVKAELFPAAIRVTGVALPYAATVSLFGGSAEYVALWFKAQGHESGFFYYASAAIFISLIVYATMPDTKKNSRIEREEI is encoded by the coding sequence ATGAAGGAAGACGCGGCGGCGATCGACGTCAAAACCGAAGCGGCGCGGCTGCGCGCGATTTTGATCGGCTCGATCGGCAATCTCGTCGAATGGTACGACTTTTATGTCTATTCGGCTTTTTCGCTTTATTTCGCCGACTCCTTTTTTCCTGGCGAAGACCCTCTCGCGCGGATGATGTCGGCCTCCGGCGTTTTTGCGCTTGGTTTCTTCATGCGGCCGATCGGCGCCTATGTCTTCGGACGGATCGGGGACGGGCGCGGCCGGCGCGCCGCGCTGATGCTCTCGGTGCTGCTGATGTGTCTGGGTTCGCTCCTCATCGCGCTCGCGCCGACCTATGCGACGATCGGCGTCGGCGCGCCGGCGATGCTGCTCGTCGCGCGCCTCGTTCAGGGCGTCAGCCTTGGCGGCGAATATGGATCGAGCGCGACCTATCTCGCCGAGATGGCGCATGCCCAGCGCCGCGGTTTCTATTCGAGCTTTCAATGTGTGACGATGATCGCCGGCCAGCTGCTGGCGCTTTGCGTGCTGCTCATCTTGCAGAATGTCGCGCTCGACGCTCAGGCGCTGCGCGATTGGGGCTGGCGCATCCCTTTCGCCCTCGGCGCGCTGCTCGCGATCGTGGCGCTCTATATGCGCCGCGACCTAGTCGAGACGCCCGCCTTCGAGGCGTCGCGCGCCGAACCGCGACGTGGATCGCTGAGCGCGCTCCTCGCGCATAAGCGCGAGACGGCGACGGTCGTTGGACTGACGCTCGGCGGCACCATCGCCTTCTATGTCTATACGACCTACATGCAGAAATTCCTGAAGCTCTCCGCCGGATTGAGCGATGCGCAGACGACGTGGATTGCGGCCGGCTCGCTTCTCTTCGCGCTCTGTCTGCAACCGATCTACGGCGCCTTGTCGGACCGCGTCGGCCGCCGGCCGATGCTCATCGCCTTCGGCGTGCTGGGAACGATTTTCACCGCGCCGCTGCTGACCGCCATTCAGAATGCGCGCGACGCATGGATCGCCTTCGCGCTCATCTGCTGCGCGTGGCTGATCGTCGCGCTCTATACGTCGATCAACGCCGTCGTGAAGGCCGAACTCTTTCCCGCGGCGATCCGCGTCACCGGCGTCGCGCTGCCTTATGCGGCGACGGTGTCGCTCTTTGGCGGCTCGGCGGAATATGTGGCGCTCTGGTTCAAGGCGCAGGGCCATGAGAGCGGGTTTTTCTACTACGCCAGCGCCGCGATTTTCATTTCGCTCATCGTCTATGCGACGATGCCGGATACGAAGAAGAATTCGCGGATCGAGCGGGAAGAGATATAA
- a CDS encoding type II toxin-antitoxin system HicA family toxin, whose amino-acid sequence MKVKDVIRLLEEDGWFLAATRGSHRQFKHPTKAGRATVAGKLSDDISPGTLNSILKQAGLKEKQ is encoded by the coding sequence ATGAAAGTAAAGGACGTGATCCGTTTGCTGGAGGAGGACGGCTGGTTTTTGGCCGCCACAAGAGGCAGCCATCGCCAGTTCAAACATCCGACCAAGGCGGGTCGAGCAACCGTCGCGGGCAAGCTTTCAGACGATATTTCCCCGGGAACGCTGAACAGCATTCTTAAACAGGCAGGTCTGAAGGAGAAGCAGTGA
- a CDS encoding DUF1345 domain-containing protein produces MPGQGLSKTRRRASAILAPFRIVRARPQLFLSFAFGVVVGFLLPQAMQLVARALVAWNAVALCYFVLVYLLIARATHDTIRERAQHLDEGRFVMLLLTTAIATASFGAVVVELGSVKSMEGWERGAAVALTIITVLNSWLFLHLTFAFHYAHEFYFEEEHDPDEPPTARGGLHFPNTRMPQYIDFLYFSFVIGVAFQTADIETCSSQMRLLVATHGIVAFFYNTTILALMVNVASQLV; encoded by the coding sequence ATGCCCGGACAAGGACTGTCCAAGACCCGTCGGCGCGCCTCGGCCATTTTGGCGCCCTTTCGCATCGTCCGCGCGCGCCCGCAGCTCTTTCTCAGTTTCGCTTTCGGCGTCGTCGTCGGATTTCTTCTGCCGCAGGCGATGCAGCTGGTCGCACGCGCGCTCGTCGCATGGAACGCCGTCGCGCTCTGCTATTTCGTTCTCGTCTACCTGCTCATCGCCCGCGCCACGCACGATACAATCCGCGAACGCGCCCAGCATCTCGACGAGGGCCGCTTCGTCATGCTGTTGCTTACGACCGCGATCGCCACCGCCTCCTTCGGAGCCGTCGTCGTCGAGCTGGGTTCGGTGAAGTCAATGGAAGGCTGGGAAAGGGGCGCAGCCGTTGCGCTCACCATCATCACGGTGCTGAACTCCTGGCTGTTCCTGCACCTAACCTTCGCCTTTCACTATGCGCATGAATTTTACTTCGAGGAAGAGCATGATCCGGACGAGCCGCCGACGGCGCGCGGCGGACTGCATTTCCCCAACACCAGGATGCCGCAATATATCGACTTCCTGTATTTTTCCTTCGTCATCGGCGTCGCCTTTCAGACGGCCGACATAGAAACCTGCTCGTCGCAGATGAGACTGCTGGTCGCGACGCATGGCATCGTCGCGTTTTTTTACAACACCACGATCCTTGCGCTCATGGTGAACGTCGCCAGCCAGTTGGTGTGA
- a CDS encoding polyprenyl synthetase family protein: MDAAACAEEFRRRLDAAADAAESALDALLAAAPLPGEIRRPARLLEAMRYSSLGGGKRLRPFLVIEAARLFGVVGDAALRTACALEMIHCYSLVHDDLPAMDDDDLRRGRPTTHKAFDEATAILAGDGLLTYAFDVVADPQTHADAGVRAALVLAMARAAGLGGMVGGQALDLAAETAATPLTLEATLQMQAMKTGALLRFAVDAGGILGGASASQARALTRYGEALGAAFQIADDILDAEGDSAALGKRAGKDAERGKATLVGLLGLDAARARRDALVAEATAALRETGLGEATGVLAEAARFVAARRN; the protein is encoded by the coding sequence ATGGATGCAGCCGCATGCGCCGAGGAATTTAGACGCCGTCTCGACGCCGCCGCCGACGCCGCGGAATCCGCGCTCGACGCGCTGCTCGCGGCTGCGCCGCTGCCCGGCGAGATTCGCCGTCCCGCGCGCCTGCTCGAGGCGATGCGCTATTCATCGCTCGGCGGCGGCAAGCGGCTGCGGCCCTTTCTCGTCATCGAAGCTGCGCGGCTCTTTGGCGTCGTCGGCGACGCGGCGCTGCGCACCGCCTGCGCGCTTGAAATGATTCATTGCTATTCGCTCGTCCATGACGATCTGCCGGCGATGGACGATGACGATCTGCGCCGCGGCCGGCCGACGACTCATAAGGCCTTCGACGAGGCGACGGCGATCCTCGCGGGCGACGGGCTGCTGACCTACGCGTTCGACGTCGTCGCCGATCCGCAGACGCACGCCGACGCCGGCGTGCGCGCGGCGCTGGTGCTCGCCATGGCGCGCGCGGCGGGGCTCGGCGGGATGGTCGGGGGACAGGCGCTCGACCTTGCCGCTGAAACGGCGGCGACGCCGCTCACGCTCGAAGCGACCTTGCAGATGCAGGCGATGAAGACGGGCGCTCTGTTACGCTTCGCCGTCGACGCCGGAGGCATCCTCGGCGGCGCTTCTGCGTCGCAGGCGCGCGCGCTGACGCGCTATGGCGAAGCGCTCGGCGCCGCGTTTCAAATCGCCGACGACATTCTTGACGCGGAGGGCGACAGCGCCGCGCTCGGCAAGCGCGCCGGCAAAGACGCCGAACGCGGCAAGGCGACTCTTGTCGGTCTTCTCGGTCTCGACGCCGCGCGCGCGAGACGGGACGCGCTGGTCGCAGAAGCGACGGCGGCGCTGCGTGAAACAGGACTGGGGGAGGCGACCGGCGTTCTGGCAGAGGCCGCCCGTTTCGTCGCCGCGCGGCGCAACTGA
- a CDS encoding type II toxin-antitoxin system HicB family antitoxin, protein MRYAVVIEKAGDNYSAYVPDLPGCIATGATISDVEQELREAIRFHIEGLESDGLPVPPPSAVAEYVEA, encoded by the coding sequence ATGCGTTACGCAGTCGTGATCGAAAAGGCGGGCGATAATTATTCGGCCTATGTGCCGGACTTGCCGGGCTGCATCGCGACAGGAGCGACCATCTCCGACGTGGAGCAGGAACTCCGAGAAGCGATCCGATTCCATATTGAGGGGCTGGAATCCGACGGCTTACCCGTGCCCCCGCCTAGCGCCGTTGCGGAATATGTCGAGGCGTAA